In the Hippocampus zosterae strain Florida unplaced genomic scaffold, ASM2543408v3 HiC_scaffold_300, whole genome shotgun sequence genome, GAAATAAGGTTTCTGGATTCTTGCAAACCTATCACCCACGATCGGATCCCATATCTGTAGCCGGATGATTGTCTCGTCGCTTGTGATTATATCTCGTGAGCTGTATTCCACACCGATCGTTGTGTTGCAGCACAGATCGAAGTCCTATCTGGTCAGCCTCGCCAGCAGGCTCGATTTGCCTACGCCCGCCGAGCCTAGCGTCACGACCTTAAACAGCCTGTTCGGCCTGTTCTCTGTCATCTAAATTATTAATTGGATGTCATTTTTTCTGGTCAAGAATGCTTTTGATTTCGGAGGGGGTTAAAAAGACACGTCcttttttgaatgatttttttgtgtggctcGATGTCTTTGGCTTTCACTCGAGCTGTCTATAGTTCCTTTTTGAGTTTGTGATGCTCCCTTTTTCTCAACATTTCTTCAACCGCCCTGTCCTCCTCATCCACCTCCTATTAATCCTCCGAGTCCCCTAGTCCCAGCTGATCATCCAATTTCCGATCAAACTTTTTCCGATTTCTTTCCGATGCCAGCCTGCTCTGCAAATTGTAAAGTCTGGTTGCCTTTTCGATAATTTCCAGATTGTGTGTGTATTAATGTTCGGTGATTTAAAAGACTGAGGTCTATCTTTTAAGTTGATCGTTGAGCTTTCTCCAGGTTTTTCCCTACTACTTGCTGATAATAACGAGAGAGGAACCAGGCCGTCCTGCCCGTGCGGTCCGGCCAGCCCGGTGCACATACGTGTCACAGTCTTTCGGTAGATCGAATTGTACCACCAAGTCCACAATCACATCAATCCCCCTCGCCGCCACATCCGTCGTGACCAGCACCTTCACTCCCTCAACAAATTTCTAGACCTTGCTGATTCTCTGCCTCTGCTGCATTTCGGAATGCAGGGCTACATTTTGGATCAGCAGGAGTGACAGCTGTTCGCTCAGCTGTCTGCAGCGCTCGATTTTGTTGGTAAAGATGATCGTCTTTTTGGTGAGGTTTTGGGTCAGATAGCTGTAGAGATAGAGCAGTTTTTAGTCTGATTCGCAGAAGCATTTGAACTATGTAAGGGTCAAAGGCACTAAGGAAATAGCGAGGTCGATTATTTTTGGAGAGCCTTCGAATTTCACTCGAGATAGGATTGCCTTAAGTTTCGGGATGAGTTCATCTTATTTTTGTGATTTGTcaccttttttcttttgggctTTGAAATTCTTGTCATAGTGCTTGCTATCTTTGAACTGTTTTGTCAAAGTTGCACTAACAAAGACAACTTTGATTTTCGGTTTCTTTTTGGGGACCTCGTGCTTTTACTGTCGAATAGTCTGCTTGGCAGCAAAAAAATCCTTGCCCTTGATAAATTCATCAAAAGGGATCTTGACTACTTCCTACAGGGCTTCATCTTAGTCTGCTCTATCCTTCTCTATTCTTTTGAGCTGCCATGGTTTTTCCTCGTATCCATAGATATGCTCCAGAATGGCATCAAGCTCTCTAAAAGCACCCAGTTCGACCATCCGATCAGCCTCATCCACCACCAGATCACTAATCCCTGCCAGCGACAGCACTCCATCTTCAATCAGTTGCCAGACCCTTCCTGGCGTCCCGACTACGATCACGGCCTTGCCTAACACCCttgcttgtttttcttgtgACATTCCGCCTATCACGCTGACGACCCCCCGCTGGTGCTCAGGCGGGACAAGTGCTTTCACGTTTTGATGGGTTTGGAGGGCCAGCTCGCGGGTTGGGCTTAGCATAAGGCAGCGCACAGGTGGATTGAAACTATTTGTTGAGAGTAGCCGGCTTACGACCGGGGCCGAGAAAGCAATGGTTTTTCCGGAGCCTGTCTGTGAGGACAGCAGAAGACAGTTATGATGCCCCTGCTACTCAAAAAACTGGGCTTGCACAGGTGTCGGCCTTTCAAACCATGAAGCCAGCAGCTCAGAAACCAACGGGTTTAATGCCGAAAAATTCCACATGATATGTTTTTATATTAATCGATAATCCATGCAGAACCAAATTTTTGTGAAGCCAGCATGCTAGCCCCTTTGCAAGCTGTGCAAGGACGAGGTGCCGAACGACATCCCTGACTACGAATCATAGACCTGCCACAGCCCCAACCTCAGCAAAATAGAAGCCCTGGAGAACACCATGTTCAGCCTGAACGACTCGATCCTTGAGCTGATCGATTCCAAATTTACATTATGATTATTTGTACTAAATAACGCATCCCCATGgccctatttttttaaattatattggtATTTAAACAactgttgatttaaaaataattaaaagattGGTTAGTTGGTCCTGCTGTTAATTGTCCGTTTGGACAAATACGGGCTTGAAATTGCATATGAAGTTATACGAACTGTGGACTGGCAAAGATCGGTTCTGCTGTGATGGGAGAGTCCGCTGTGGGCCACTGTCTGACTTCTGTCCCAATCTTTACCTGCACTGCTCGCTGATCCTGCCACTAGCGATATTCCTTCCATTCGCAGCAGAAACACTGTGGTAAAAAGCCTCACCGGCAATCCCGATCACCCTATGCCTTTTACTGCTACTGACAGAGCTGTTCGTCCTGCTGACTACCTTCACAGACCCAGGGATCCTGCCAACCAGAGCCATCCTTGAACTACAAGTCTAAAATCAGATCATCACCCAAGAGGAGGCGAACAGGCTCCTGCTCGAGCAAAAGGACAGCACTTTCTGCGAGACTTGCAAAATATTCCGGCCGAGGAGGTCGACCCACTGCCGGGCCTGTGATCACTGCGTGGAGGTGATGGACCATCACTGCCCATTTGTTAATGCCTGCGTGGCCAAACGAAACTACCAGTTTTTCGTGTGGTTCATCACCTGTCTCAACATCTACGTGCTTCTGTTTTTGGCTAGCTTGATAATTTTTCTAGTCCTGAAATTTGGCCAGGCGGACCCCGACCTCTCGAGGATACTGATCATCGTCTTCTCTGTGGTGTTTGGGGTGGTCGCTCTGGTACTCGTTGGATTCTGTGTGGTTCACTTGGTGCTGGCACTTTGTGGAGTGACCACCCGAGAGGTGTTGAAGAGGCTGGTCACCTCGTAAGGGGACAGGACAGCAGATATGAACTGGTTTCGACTGGACGCCACAGCGATAGACTTCACTATGGACCTTAACGTCCACTAAACCTAACTCCTCAACAACCGCCCCTCCATGGAGCCCGCCATTAAGCCCGCCTGACAGCCAATAAGAATTATTTCATGGATACACTCGCCCACAGCCCACCCACCCTCTCCTTGACCCGCACTGACTCTCCGCACAAAAAGGGGGGGGCCGACTCCCCGCCCTGCACGGGGTCAGAGGTCATTATATATAATCAAATATGCCAATCATGGAGAAGGTGGGCAAGAACTTCAAGTTGATCAAGAAGATCGACGAGGGGGCCTTCGGAGAGATCTACCAGGCTATCAACACCAAGAGCAATATGGATGTGGCCGTCAAGATCGAGCCGGTCAACACGGACCATCCTCAGCTGATCTACGAGTGCAAGCTCTACAACTACCTGCACAACGACATGACGGTGATCGACAAGGGCATCCCCAACATCTACTACTGCTCCACCGAGGGGGACTACAACATCCTGGTGATGGACCTGATGGGGCCCTCCCTCGAATCTCTGTTCAACCAGACCCTCCGGAAGTTCAGCCTCAAGACCGTGCTGATGCTCATTGAGCAGATGATCCACCGTATCGAGTACATCCACTCCCGGAACTTCATCCACCGGGACATCAAGCCTGACAATTTTTGTGTGGGGCTCAACAAGACTGCCCATAAAATCTTTCTGATCGACTTCGGACTGGCCAAGCGCTACATCCAGAAGGACGGCAAGCACATCCCCTACCGCGAGGGCAAGAACCTCACTGGCACTGCCCGCTACGCTTCGATCAACACCCACCTCGGGATCGAGCAATCCCGCCGTGATGACCTGGAGTCGATCGGCTACGTGGCAATGTACTTCCTGCGGGGCATGCTGCCGTGGCAGTCACTGAAGGCCACCACCAAGAAGGACAAATACGAGCGCATCAAGGAGAAGAAGCTAACCACCTCGATCGAGGTCCTCTGTAAGGGCTACCCGAATGAGTTCGCGAAGTACCTGTCCTACGCCCGGAACCTGAAGTTCGAGGAGAAGCCCGACTACCTGCTGCTGAAGAACATGTTCAAGGACCTGTTCAACAAGCAGGGCTACAAGTACGACTACCAGTACGACTGGGTGATCCTCAACGAGAAGAAGGACAAGCACGAGAAGAAGGAAGAGGACAAAGAATGAATAATCTCCCGATCTATATCCCCGCTATTCGATGATACTCATGTCCTGACCCGAACTGCGGAAAGAATGACCTTCTATGTCATTTAGATTCATCCGAATACCTACTAGCCGCGTGATGCACTGGAGTTCTTGCCTTCTCGGCTATCCGAAGTTGTCTGTCACGCTGTCAGGTAGAGCGGCTGCCTGTGATGTGGTGTGTTGGCAAAAAAGTAATTGTTTATTAGTTGTTTGTGAGGTCGATCACAAATTGTTGAGAATCATCTATTCTAACATTCTTAAAATTATTTGGAAGGAAATGGTGGTGTATTATTGTTTATTCTCGTGCAAAGGACTTAGCTTCCTGCTATTGTGTGAATTATCAAATCTAAACTTTTCATAAAGAATAAAATTAGAAAACTTTTTTAATACTTTGATAATTTCCGAGCTGAAGCaacattgtatttttgttttgttcaacgcTTCAACACAGCCCTATGGCTCacaggtattttatttttgatataACGACCAACAGGGTCACTGGACAACTCAAATCTGAAAAGCCTCGTTTATTCGTGTTATACCGCTAAAGCGAAACCTAATCTGGCAGCAAATATGGTCTGATTACAGAGTGAATCAGCCTTTGGTGAACTTAAACTACATTCGATCAGTTCGTTTATCGTAGGTATGAGAGGATTGAACAGCGAAAACAGGAGTAGAGACACCCACAATGTTACAATGTTGCGGTACCAGCTCGCCCGCCATCAGCAGATAACTGCACCCTCGATGGATGTGGAAGTCCTTGTAGTTGTACCATTAGGTCCTACTCAGGATGCATACCCTTCCTGGCCAGCACATGCATCCACATCCACAGGAACCTCTGCTTGGGGACGAGGCGAAGGTAATAAACAGATTGCAGTGTTTGTATTGATGGAACACCTGCCATCATGGGTAAAAGTTTAACAACTTCCCACGGTACCGAgccttgtgattattattatggagGGCGAGGGGTGCTTGATGGCCCTGATGAGGGGGATCTTCGAGGTGCGGGTGGCTTCCAACTCAAGAAGGGTGAGGATCTGCTAAGTTATACTACTTTTGGGGGCGGCCCTGGAGCTAGGGTCATTTGGGCTGGCTGTCAGTGTGGGGCTGAGTGTGCCAGTTGCCATTACAATCCTTGCTTGTTTTTTGCCGTACTATTTGATGCTTCTCTGTTTCAGACTGCTGCCGATGCTCTCCCTCCTAGTGATGTACTCAATAGCCCGGGCGATCCTCATCCCCGCGTTCGTTAAGCCCTGGGCCTCCGTTTGCTAAGGGCTCCTGAGATCCGGGATAATAGCCGGACTGATTTCCGTGTTTTGGGAATACTAGAAGAAAGTCGTTCTGAGAAGAGAATAGGACTAATCTACGGTGGCAGAGGAATAGTGATaattaaatgcgttttcagctGGCTTGTTCGCTATGTCAGGAATAATTTGCTCCGTATCGACCTAGTAAGTTATATTCTTTCAAACCTCAGCAATCATGGTATTTCATCTCCTCGTGTGATGTTTGCTATTTAATGAGCTGATCCGCGCTACTATTTAGCTGGGCTGGCTGTGTCCTGCGATCTACTTACTGGCACCAGGAATCTGTGAGGAGTGCGAGTTTTCCAGCAGAGGCAACCCGTCGAAATAAGTCTGCTTTAATTTCCTACCAGACCTGAGGACAGGCCTTTATGGCTATCACAAGCAGGTTCTATTCACATCGCGACCATAGAAACCAGACAAAACGTGTCACCTGCAAAGACTCGCATTCCTACTAATTCCTGTTGCCGGGAAGTATATCGCAGGACAATTTCCCAAACATACAGCCTATTCAAGAACACAGCATGGATCACAAGGCCCACAAGGTAAAAGGTGGTCAAGAAGAGCATCAAGTACATGGCTATCGTCAACTATTGATCGACTCCAAAGTAGGATGTCCAGCAAACATCACTTGTCGAAAAAGACTGGACGCACAAATTGATAATCTTAGTGTTAATTACATGATTTCATCCAAATATCTACCATTGGAAAAGAGGCTTGACTGTCTACAGTCACAGAcccataaaataaaacatgacaggaCGATCCATATCAAggctttgtctgacttttaATGCATAAGAATCACAGCCACACTTTCTAAGATCGGGGGCGAAGTGGGCTTTTGCGGCCACCACGCGAGGCTTAGCGCTGAATAGGAGGGATCAACGTTGTTTATGAGGCAGGGCGACTAGCGAGGAAGGAGTCTAAAGCCTCCAGCATGGACTTTTTCCTATGCTCGCCCGTTTGATCAAGCGCAGCCCGAATATCGACTCGCTGCTGGTCTTTGCGGAACAACCGGTTTTTCCGCATCACCCTCATGAATAGCGATGGCAGGCTGCCCCCAAGCTTGTTGATATGCTGTTCAAAAGCGTTAACCTGCTGAAGGTCAAGACAGCTGCCAGTACAATCAATTCGTCGACCTAAGTCAGTTGGTTTCATTGGCAATGGGTACCCGTCCTTCCTCTCCACACTAGCGAACCAGCTCTACAAGAGGCTCAAGTTGCTCGCCTGGTATCTGGCAGGTATTTTGGATAGGCCGGCGAGCGACCTGCTTAGTCGTTTCAAAGTAATGCATTTGCGGGGTAGTCTGCGATACGCTGTCATCTTTTCATGCAACTGCCTGTAGCCGGGTAGATCGGTGAGCTAACAGTTGCGGGCAGGTGAACTAGGCTTTTTGAACATTGCCTTTTTCGGTTTTATTTTAGATCGGAAATATTAAAGCCGAGCACTTTGGATTATTGTTGCGATCTTGCATTCCCTTCGTTTAAGGAGTGAGAAGACATTCAAGAAAACAAACTTAATATTTTAAGTGGAAGTAAGTAGGACTGTTGTCCTTTAAAATTTATTAAAGTTATTAAATTTTAAAGAGGTCGGGTTAACGTCAATTGATCCTTTCCAATTATCCGATCAAATTAAAAGATGCCGAAAGCACAGTCTGCGCCCCGTACGTGAAGTCCTAGAAACATCACTTCAAAAAATGGAATATATCCCTTCAAGAACAAGTAGGAATGGTTTCTTCATTCTGACTCCACTGTACTTGCTACTGCATTTATTGGATGGGTAATACGGAATTTTCGAAGTCGACGCCCAAGGAATCAACTCTTTTTTATAAGTGAGTATTTTTTCAATTAAGCAACTTTCGCTCTTACTGGGAACAGCTGATCTCCCTCCTAGGGTGGAGTGCATTTATTGTCTGTCTGGGTGTGTGGCCTACAACGAAGGACTAAATCATAACTCAGCAGCAATGTGAGTCCCTCCTACATAAGCTGTACATCGAGGCTAGTCTGTCTGGACTGTGAACCCTGCTTTTCCTGATGGCAGAGTGCCTTTCTACTATAGACAAATTATAAAAAATGCACAGTTGATTCCGCATGGGGAACAGACGAAATCCTCACTGTAGTACTGTCTTGGGCATTACGTTTCAGCATAGGAGAAATTTATGCAACTGGAATCTTAACGGTTTCACACTTTTTTGTGCTCCTTCTTGATGGATGTAAATCGATGACAATCTATTGGGATGTACCTAAACTTGACAAAGTACATCGTGGGTGTCAGATCCTTCAGCAATATTAATGACACATTAAAATAATTGGTGCGAGATGGAAACAATTGCTGATCACATGACTTATTATAATCGCTCTTGATTTTAATGATCATAGTCGTACTGCCCCATTCTGAGTAGCCTAATAGCCCCGGCGTCTTGCTCGCTAGCCCTTCTCTCCAGCAGCACAGGTGGCCTCACTACCACCC is a window encoding:
- the LOC127594893 gene encoding casein kinase I-like translates to MPIMEKVGKNFKLIKKIDEGAFGEIYQAINTKSNMDVAVKIEPVNTDHPQLIYECKLYNYLHNDMTVIDKGIPNIYYCSTEGDYNILVMDLMGPSLESLFNQTLRKFSLKTVLMLIEQMIHRIEYIHSRNFIHRDIKPDNFCVGLNKTAHKIFLIDFGLAKRYIQKDGKHIPYREGKNLTGTARYASINTHLGIEQSRRDDLESIGYVAMYFLRGMLPWQSLKATTKKDKYERIKEKKLTTSIEVLCKGYPNEFAKYLSYARNLKFEEKPDYLLLKNMFKDLFNKQGYKYDYQYDWVILNEKKDKQAASTGGPERRGLARKSKQ